The following nucleotide sequence is from Zea mays cultivar B73 chromosome 1, Zm-B73-REFERENCE-NAM-5.0, whole genome shotgun sequence.
AAGTGTCTAGAGCTTGGCTCCTTTACAATCATGTAGTAATCTCTTTTAGTATTGGTTAGTGGTTAGAAACATACTAAAGGAGTGTCTGGAGTGTTGCTTCTCTGCGATCACCTAACCCTTTAGGATTAATTTCGTGACCAGGAAAATTATAGAGGATCCATTGGGAAGAATCTCCTCCATTTTCTTGGTCAACAAACCAGTCCTTAGTACCGATTAGAGCTATAATTAGTACTGAGGACACCAATTATTATTATCTTATACAACTAAGACTAAAAACTAATATCTTTAGTCTTGATTGTGTGTAGTACCAGTTAGAAATCTCATTCGTAGTGGGTCTAATGCCCCGTATAGCTGGCTTTAAAACAAGCAAAGCAATGTTATCCTCCAAAATATTGTTGCTTGCTCAGCTGGATCGGGCCGGGATGAATCATAGAAAGAACCGTGACTAATGTTAATCTGCGAACCGAGTAGTATGCAAAATTAATTAATGCTTGATCGAGGCACAAAATGCCATGCGCCCCTGCCTCCTGCTGGTCAACCAGTGGCTAATAACTAGATATGCTTCATgtatgggagagagagagacagtTATATAGCGAACACGTAGGGGCTGATTCATCAGTCATCGCTAATGAGGCAACACCTAGCTGGCTAGCTCGGTGGCTCGGCTCGCGTTTATGCCTATAAAATGGAGCAAGTTTCAGTGTCATCTCGCACTCGCACTCGCACTCGCACCTGCACCTCGCACTAGCTAGTCTTGCCAATTAAGCTAGGTATAGACCAGCATGGCTTCTGCTCTCAAGATGACGGCCATCTGCATGCTGATCCTGACCACGGGCCAGCTGATGGCAACTGCCGGTGCAAAGGCGCCGCTGGTGCAGGCGGACGCCGCGCCTACGGCTCGCCGTCTGCTCTCGGCGGACCATGAGCGCTCAGCCTCCGGGAGGACGAGCAACTGCCCCTGCACCGCCATGACTCCGTGGTGTTGCTTCGGTTTGCAGAGGACGGCGACGGAGAACTGCCCCTGCACCGCCAGGACTCCGTGGTGTTGCTCCGGTTTGCAGAAGACGGCGCTAGAGGACTGCCCCTGCAGCCCATTTACACCATGGTGCTGCTCCGGTTTGCAGAAGACGGCGCTGGAGAACTGCCCCTGCACCCCCATGACTCCATTCTGTTGCTTTGGCGCCGGCAGTGCTGCCACAAACTGAAATCTTCATGAGAAGAACATGCATGCAGATGGATGTGGCCTCTAAATGTGTGCGGTATGGTGCTTGCGTATCATTCCTGCCgtgtgtctttgttctccaacaaTAAGTACGTACGTGTAGAGGGGATGCATGCTGCTACACTACATCTGCATGCACCGTAGTACGTAGGCTTTGTTTGCTGCAGATGCTCTGCAGGCTTACGACCCGAGTACGCGTATAGCCGTATAGGCGGTGTACGCCTGCTTTGTAATGTACCAAGTAATGCTGTTTTGCTTTCAATAAATATAAGAGGCCGCGCATGCAACAGTTAAACTTTACAACAGCTGCTAGTTTACATTATATTTCCTGTCTGATCAGGAGAACTTGTTTATGATGAATCTGTTCCGTTTTAAGCATTTCAAGAGCTAAGCTTTTCTGGGTATTCAGAAAAGATTGAACCACTAGCTTCCGATCCAGGCTTCTTGCTTCGGAGACGTAGGGAATCTCGGAAAACAAATCACCCATATTTTTGTGTTACGTTTGATTTGCGATTTGTTTCTTACCCCCTCTTAGttctcttgctttgtgctttgaTTCTAAATCAATTGTGTTCCTTCCAAATTAATTTCGCAATCATAAAAGCAACACAGCAAGAAGAACAACACTCCCACACTTTGATTGATTtaaggcatgtttggtttgtggctaaatgtgccatactttgcctaaggttagtcatcCAAATTGAATAATTAACCTTAGGcaaaaaagttaggcaaagtgtggcaattgAGGTAAGGAACCAAACATGCCATAATTCTCGTTCTAACGGCTAACCGGACTTTGAGTACCGGTGTAGCACACCGAAAATCCAAATCTGGAAAAATTctaaaactcgctctaaattcaaaataaattttaaatttcgtttcaaaatatTTGTTTACGAGTTGATCTCAATAAAGAAAATAAAGTGGTCTATCTTCTCTCCAAAATTCTCcttaaaatatcctacaaatattttcccagtgattcccctcaaattctttccagaaatagtgCATAAATGTTCCACCAATATTTCTCAAAAAAATTTCTCCTGAGAAATACCCTCGGAATCATTTTTAAAATTCCTACAGATATTTTCTTAATAATTTTCCTTATGATCATACGTATACGTACGACTCTAGTGTCATAcaatgagctctacaagctaatttcacttatcTGTAGCTAATACATGTTTATCTCTCACTAATCTTTGCCTCCCCCACTTAATCCCccaccttgcctataaatagaggggcaaggggctCCCTTATGACATCACAAACCATTTCAAGGCAACTCACTCCCACTCCCACatgagcacaaggatcgttcgttcatacgaactattcaccgttCACCAAATCATTCatagttactattcatcgttcatctgaTCGTTCATcctactattcatcgttcatccgatCCCCCAAATATTCAACTGCTCATCCATCATGACGATCAACTCACTAAGACCTGCTAGACCAATATCTCAGTCAAACGAACTCCAGTGACTGATTTTCTTTCCTGGTCACCTATCCagaatttctccaagttgagcacgcttaactttgagattctttcgaaccagacttccaaaagaaaggcgaaccatgttggtatggatacgccatcaatcctataaaacctggcccgAGATACCATAGACCACACAGACCAGAATATCACAGTattccagctatttgggtccTGCCTTACTGTTGGCCcatgtgacacagtaggtaggaagagttgccaccaacataaacctcttccCATGAATAGCCCAGAAATAATTACTGCACTCCACTAAAAAATTCATTTGATTTTCCAAATAACCCCAAGTATTCAAATTTAGGAATATTCGAGAAAtatccctttttttctttttttttctaattcctatgattataaaatccaaaactcctccatccaaactcatatatcaataattcttgtttctaaatccttatcaaattattctctatccaaccatgtcatccttaAGCATGATTCATATTTCAGTAAACTCCAAAAATACTCTTgttccatattctgcctataattttCCTATTCGAATAGAGTCAGACAATTCCTTCGCCACTATTCTCATAAACAGTAAACTCTACCGTACTAAACCACATCTACccaactataaatacacccagttaTCCTCTCCACACCCTCAACACCTTGAGCCAAGGCaaacccccacccactcagttaccccgCTCTGCCGACtatcccactcagttactccaccCTTCTggtaaccacctccactccaccacaagtaatatcacaacaccacatgacacagattctgctcaagaccctacccatccatatatcaccatTCTTGACCACTATATtgaatatttgttgatatacttgttggtttgtatgtttgcttgttcttgATGTGTAGCTATCGGAGGGTTCGTGCTGTCTCGTGACGACTAGttccgcaagtctacgctagaCAGTGAAGCCAGAATCCAATTccgcgagctctcaccctttcgTCGGTTAAAGCAACGACAAGCTCACTAgacccctttgatgcataaattacctatgtttttcaaacaCAACCCTCGGcatgttattttatgcattataTGATTTTGCTGCTAAGAGACATGTTAAAATGGTCACCAAGCCTTAGAACTTTGCCACActtcatctttatactccttgacattTTTGTTacaaaatgatttgagaaaaggtgtaagtttttcaaaagaaaatgtttttcaagaTGTGTATGATTAAGGGttatcacccttatcacctttgagtgagatgatcagggactccccggTTTGGGGAGGgccttaaggtgatggctcagtcgTGTTAGGTGTAAGCATGAAGATTGTTCCTCTTATATAAGGACCGATTTGCCATTCTTCACTGCCTGTACTCtaatcaagtacaaccactcgagactgtattgcCAGTCGCTTGATCCGAACTTGCACGGTCTGCACCCTAGGGTTAtggtggctggggagcaccggaagGACAAGGAGGGGGAATTTTTTGTCCTGGTTTGGGCATGGAGGTGGCCTTGTTCCTTTCGGTATAACAACTAAGGTAAAGACGTGTAGGGGATGAGAGAGTTTCGGTATTCGGATCTCACaacggtgagattgcagaaaccggactagtaggTAAAGTGTACACTTCTGCGTAGAGttcaaaacctattcgaatagtccgtgtccacggatatggatgagttatggcttggtttgacaattagtgttttattttccaaaaatgcttttgaaaagtggttttaaaaggtctggTTGTtgaccgtgagctatggtggacgggaagtccagtagttgttttttgaaaatgaaaaccggtGGGAAACTACCAAGATtcatggatggtttagtccagggggttttgttctatattgaaaaacttcctgctcctttgggagaggatgcactttgaaaaatataaaatgttttacaaaatagctCTGCATCAAAAATTGATTTTTCTGCAAAAATATCTtgagctccacatactccatgcattatatctgatttcctcaTTCTGTGGGTGAAGGAGGATTGCTGGGTACAtaagtactcactcttgcttattCGTTGTTTTTTAGAGAAGCAGATcattgatcgggtaagagttacacaTGTTTCCTAACCATGCATGtggttgttggaccgctgatttgcttcattgtgtatattgggctgcttcagccccactctgatgatatgtccagagttgtggaccaactcttagagTTGATCGCCACCTGTATAGATTTGTCTCGTTTAAACAGATCTGAgaccatctgatgtataaatgtgtatactagcctcctaggactagtatttgaatcacatttgagtcccacagGATTGGGATGCTTCAACCGGAGTCATATTCGACACAATAGGTGTGCCCCTTCTTTTTCTTGAATGAAtgccatctctctctctcccttttttGTCCTTATAATATTTTCTCACTTCTCTTCGTTGCCGCGAGAAAATCCGGCATGCAGTAAGTTATATGTAAAGTTAAGTGCGTAACTTTGTTACGTTGAAGTTACATGCATAACATATATGTATAAGTTATACATCAATGTTCAACTTGTTCAATTGAAGAGGGCTTCACTTCAGTCTATTATTTCTCTTTCCACTACTAAAGTAGAATATGTCTCAGTTATTGCAGGATTTTCATCTATATGTATCTTGTCCACTTTAATCTTGCCTTCATCAACAATATCACGAATGAAGTGGTACTtgatatcaatatgcttggtctTGAATTGATACATGTCATTCTTGGTCAAACAAATAGCACTATGACTATCACAATAAACCTTAATAACATCCTAAGGAACACCAAATTCAGAAATAAGACCTCACATCAGTAGCTGAGACATATTCTTCTTCAGTAGTGAAAAGAGCAGTAATAGACTGAAGGAAAGCCCTCCAACTCACTACAGAACCACATAATGAAAATACATAGCCAGATATGGAGCGTCTCTTATCAAGATCACCAGCAAAGTCAGAATTAACAAATCCCATAACACCAATTTCCTTCACTGGATTCTTGTCAAACAATAATCCAGAATGAGAAGTACCTTTCAAGCAGCAAAGAATCCACTTTACTAATGCGATATCATGGCTCtagtggatggtgatatcctgtcccaaggcttaatagaattaatagagtatccataccaacaaggtgcatcttcttttttaaaAGCCTATCTCGTAAGAATCTACAAGTTAAGCGTGTTTggtttggagcaatttgggatgggtgaccgaccaggaAGTTTTCTCAGGTGCGCATGAGTGACGACAAAATGCGCACAAAAGgcccgtgttggtctgtgggaacaatatatgatcctagaaagttgccaggagtaagtaccgccggtttgGGAGTGGACAGGGTgttataagtggtatcagagccgaccctcacggtttcacgggtgtgtgtgggttaggggttcgggtatatggcacatggcgcatgtgggcccagagtggtcacatggtaTGGCATAtggcgacactagacacacagacgtggctaagagaggaggttcctagattggggttgaccgacgaggacgtcggtcttctaagggtgtggattgtgatatcctggccctagaggatggtgatatcctagcccaaggcttaatagaattaatagagtatctataccaacaagatgcatcttctttttcggaagcctatcttgtAAGAACctacaagttaagcgtgcttgacttgtagcaatttgggatgggtgacggattgagaagttttctcgggtgcgcatgagtgaggacaaaatgcacacaaaaggcccgtgttggtctgtggggacaatatatgatcctagagagctgccaggagtaagtaccaccagTCCGGGAGTGGACGGGGTGTAACAACTACATTCCATTGTTCTTCACCAGGATTGTGCATAAATCTGCTAACCACACTAACAACATGAGCCAAATTGGATCTTATATAGATCATAGCATACATGAGACTTCCAACAGCATTAGAATACAATATGTGAGACAtgtgttctttctcatcttcagtaACAGGATattgcctcgatgacaatttgaaATGTGAAGCAAATGGTGTAGCAACAGATTTGCAATTACTGAGATTATACTTTTCAAGAACTTTCTCAATATAACTTTTCTGAGATAGAAAAAGAGTACCAACACGACGATCACACTGAATTTCCATCCCAATAACCTTCTTTGCTGATccaagatctttcatatcaaattcATGACTAAGTTGAGCCTTCAATTTATTAATAAATGACATGTCATGAGAAGCAACTGACATATCATCAATATAAAGCAGTAGATACACAAAAGATCCATTAGGGACTGCTTCAAATAAATACAATGATCATAATTGCTTCGAGAATAACCATATGCAAGCATAAACGAGTCAAACCTCTTATACCACTGCCTAGGAGCTTGTTTCAAACTATAAAAAGATTTCTACAAGTGACAAACTAAATGTTGTTTACGAGGAGTAGAAAAAACCTGAGGTTGCCTCATATAAATCTGCTCATCTAAATATCCATGAAGAAATGCATTTTTAACATCAAGTTGCTCTAACTCCTAATAAAAATAAAGCAACAACAGCAAGCATAACTTGAATAGAAGTGTGACAAACAACATGAGAGAACATCTCATTGAAATCAATACCTTCTCTTTGTTCAAAACCTTTCACAACTAAACGAGCTTTAAATCTTGCAGGTTCAACTCCAGATATACCTTCCTTCTTCTTATAAATCCACTTGTACTTTAAAGGTTTTTTACCTTTAAGAAGCTCAATCAATTTTCATATAGAATTCTTTTGAAGGCTCTAAAATTCATCATTCGTAGCAACTAACCATTTGGATGTATTATCACATgagatgtgaaagggaaatggcctcaacatttcctataatcgattttggtgtttgatgtccatcacaaaccatatggactaactagtttgcctagtggatgtttttctcaggtgcataaagttcaacataaacataCAACGAAAAAGACTTGAGGgaattctacaaagtttggagcatacaAGATCTGGTGcagttagtggcacaccggacactgtctggtgccttgGACGAGCACctcgcgaactggccactcttgaGTTTTCTCAGTGCTCGTCCACTAAAATtcgtcggactgtccggtgtgccaccggactatctggtgagaCAACAGAGCAACGATCAACTTCGCCAACAGTCGACTGCGGAACAGTCTGATCATCAGAAGTCAGAAGACAGTCTATGATGTcagatcgcaccggactgtccagtgccacaagaagacagaaGACTTTAATGGTCaatagctccaaaccccaacggtcggctgacgtggcactcaccagacagtgaacagtgtgccCATCAACAACAACGGcaggaatagtggttggggctataaatacccccaaccaccaccattcaagccatccgaGCTTTCGAATACaatccaaagacacaatcaaagcatcaaatcctctccaagctccaaaatcaagtcaagtgatcaaaagtgtttagtgacttgagagagggtgatttgtgtttcttttgttgctcttgttgcttggttgctttcttcttctcactctaatctttccaagtgctttgtaaagctagcaagagacacctaattgtgtggtgatccttgcagggtcttagtgatccATGTAATTAAGAACAAGCACTCGACCGATctaagtgatcgattgagagatgaaaaaggttgaaatagacccggcctttgtggcctcctcaacagggagtaggttctttggaaccgaacctcgggaaacaaatcaccgtgttcatttgtgttgatcttcatcactcgatttgtttctcccctctcctctctctctaaagttctcttgctcatattgttttgagttggctcctaAATTTATCtgcattaattgagcaactcatagcaagaagaactatcttccgcactctgaatttaatattatttatttctaaccctaaccccgggtAAAGTGCGTGTTCAAATATTATAATTttaaggttttgcctattcacccccctctaggcgactttcaattggtatcagagctcgctgcttcattagagtttaacaactcgaagtgatgtcgggagaacacgccaaaaggCAGATGGTCACCGGCGAAAAGGTCGAAGCTTCGGTAAAGAAGAACGATGAAAGGACTCCGTCGAAGGAGGCCaacgacaagcacaaggaggaatccgctggctccatcaagtcacataggaagggtgacaagaagaaaaagaaaatgaagaaggtagtctactacgagactgactcttcatcaccttccacctccagcGCCGAGTCCACATCTTCAAagtgccaagagcgtaagaagtatagtaagatgcctcttcgttaTCCTCGTATTCCTAAACACGCTCCTCTACTtttcgtacccctaggcaaaccaccatattttgatggtgaagattattgtatatggagtgataaaatgaggcaccatctgacctcactccacgaaagcatatgtgatattgttgagtttggagcacaggcaccacaggtgggcgacgagaactacgactccgatgaggccgcccaaataaggcacttcaaccccaagccacctctatactcctcacttccttgtgttgagaggagtacaacaaggtgcaagggttgaagagtgccaaagaaatttgggatgtcctcaaaacggcgcatgaaggggacaaggtgaccaaaatcaccaagtgcGAAACAattgagggagaactcggtcgattcgtcctcaacaaaggagaggagccacaagcaatgtacaaccggctcaagacaatggtcaaccaagtccgcaacctcgggagcaccaagtgggatgaccatgaaatggtcaaggttattctaagatctcttgtctttcgtaatcccactcaagttcaattaatttgtggagatcctagatataaacagatgtctcctaaggaagtaattggcaagtttgtgagctttgaacttatgatcaaagactccaaacacattgccaacttggagcaaggcgccacctccacacccgaggtgcaacccattgcattcaaagcaatggaagaaagaaggaagagtctacaccaagtagactcccaatcgacgcctccaagctcgacaatgaggaaatgactcttatcatcaagagctttcggcaaatcctcaaacaaaggaagaggaaggactacaaaccccacccaagagggtttgctacaggtgtggtaagtctgttcactttattgataaatgtccatatacaagtgacagtaacatggacgacgacaagaaagggaagaagaagacggagaagaaaagatactacaaaaaggagaagggtggcgaggcgcacatggggcgggaatgggactctgacgagagctccaccaactcctcctccgacgaggatgccgccaacatcgccgtcaacaaaggccttctcttctccaacgtcggccacaaatgcctcatggctaagaatggccaaaagaagaaggtacattctagagatacccctaaatacactacttctaatgatgatgatttaacttctctttttgcaaaccttaccaaagagcaaaagaatagaaaccattaatgagaaagatgatatcttggaatgccaagaggacttgctcgttaaggaaaataaaaagtttGTTAAGCTCAAAGATCtttatgctcttgaagtagaaaaatgtaaaaaCTTGTTTAAAGAGCTtaatatttgcaatgattcaatttcttgtcttagaactgaaaatgttagtttaattactacgattgaagaattgaatgcttgcaaaccctctacatctactattgagcatgtcactatttgcactagatgtagtgatgttaatattgatgctatgaatgatcatcttgctatgattaaagaacaaaatgatcacatatctaaattaattgctaaaattaccgagtatgagcttgagaatgaaaattttaaatttgctcgtagtatgctttataatgggagacgccctggcattaaggatggcattggcttccaacaagggagccaaagcaacatcaagcttaatgtCCCTAAAAACGGgctttctaactttgttaagggtaaggctcccatggttcaggatagggaaggttacattttatatcctgaaaactatcctgaacacaaaattagaagaattcatgctagagaatctcattctatttctcaccatgcttacatgtatagtaatggggcttctagttctaggtgcatacaactcatatcaaaatgcctaagaaaaagattgttgatgcatcccatgaacatagcatttcatttaaggctTTTGGTGCATCttttgtgctcactaacaaatcaggtaaggtagttgccaaatatgttgggggcaaacacaagagtcccaagacttgtgtttgggtacccagggtgcttgtttctaatgtgaaaggacccaagaccatttgggtacctaaaaacaaggcctaaatttgttttgtaggcttATGCATCCGGcgggacaagttggataatcgatagcgggtgcacaaaccacatgacagggggaaAATAAtgctctcctcatatgagaaaaatgatgatcctcaaagagcaatcacatttggggatggaaatcaaggtttggtcaaaggtttgggtaaaattgctatatctcctgaccattccatttctaatgtttttcttgtagattctttagattacaacttgctttcagtttctcaattatgcaaaatgggttacaactatctttttactgatgttggtgttactgtctttagaagaagtgacgattcagtaacttttaagggtgtgttagacggtcagctatatttaattgattttaatgataacaatgctgaactagacacttgcttaattgctaagattaatatgggctggctctggcatcgccgacttgctcatgttgggatgaagaatattcacaagcttctaaagggagagcgcattttaggactaacaaatgttcattttaagaaagacaggatttgtagcgcatgtcaagtagggaagcaggttgaagctcatcatccacacaagaacatcatgacgaccgagaggccgcttgagctactccacatggatctattcggcccgatcgcttacataagcatcaaagggagtaagtattgtcttgttattttggatgattattcttgcttcacttgggtattctttttgcaggaaaaatctcaaacccaagagaccttaaagatattctagagacgagctcaaaatgagttcggattgagaattaagaaaattagaagcgataatggaacggagttcaagaactctcaaattgaaggatttattgaggaggagggcatcaagcatgagttctcttctcgctgcacacctcaacaaaatggtgtagtggagagcaaGAATAGAGCTCTGTTGGATATGgctaggaccatgcttgatgagtacaagacaccagatcgattttgggcggaggcgattaacaccgcctgctactccatcaatcgtctctaccttcaccaaatccttaagaagacatcatatgaactcctcaccggtaaaatggCCAATgtctcttattttagagtttttgggagtaagtgctttattcttattaaaagaggaagaaattctaaatttgctcctagagcagtagaaggctttttacttggttatgactcaaacacaagggcatatagagtcttcaacaagtccagtggattagttgaagtttcttgtgacattgtgtttgatgagactaatggctcccaagtggagcaagttgatcgtgatgaattagatgatgaagaggctccatgtgttgcactaaggaacatgtccattggggatgtatatccaaaagaatccgaagagccttaacaagcacaagatcaaccatcatcttccgtaCAAGCATCTCTACCAAGTCAAAATaaggaaatggctcaagaagaggatgaagatcaagacgatgagacacctcaagaggaggacattgatcaatgggagatgaagatgatcaagacaaggaagatgatcaagaaattcaggatcaaagatcatcgcacccaagagtccaccaagcaattcaaagagatcaccccgtcaactccattcttggtgacatccacaagggggtaatcactcgatctcgagttgctcatttttgtgaatattactcttttgtgtcttctattgagccatataggatagAGGACGCTCAacagggtggtggcaatgcaagaggagctcaacaacttcatgaggaatgaggtatgacatttagttccacgtcctaaccaaaatgttgtaggtaccaagtgggtattccgcaacaaaaaagatgagcatggtatggtgactaggaacaaagcccgacttgttgccaaaggatattcacaagtcgaaggtttggattttgatgaaacctatgcaaccgtagctaggcttgagtcaattcgtatattaattgcctatgctacttaccatggctttaagtttgagagcacctagaggggggtgaataggtgatcctgtaaaaattcaacactaaatatccCAACTTGGTTTATAAATGTTAGAAAGATTGAAGCCAAGTTGTTAAcacgagaactcttcacttgatagtTCCTTTAGAGTGA
It contains:
- the LOC100279083 gene encoding uncharacterized protein LOC100279083 precursor, which produces MASALKMTAICMLILTTGQLMATAGAKAPLVQADAAPTARRLLSADHERSASGRTSNCPCTAMTPWCCFGLQRTATENCPCTARTPWCCSGLQKTALEDCPCSPFTPWCCSGLQKTALENCPCTPMTPFCCFGAGSAATN